The genomic DNA CACGGGCGGGACCACCTGTGCCGCTCCCGCGAGCCCATGTTCTATTTGCTGCGCCGGGGCAGCGGGCCGGGAACCCTGGATCAGGGCCTGAAGGCGCAGGCGCTGCAGGCGGGGGTGGACATCCGTTTCCAGCAGTCCGCACCGCTGCTTGACCGTGGCATTGTCGCCGCCGGGCCCCGTCACAGCAACGTCATCGCCGTGGGATACGTTTTTCAGACCGATGCGGCGGACGGGGTGTACGCCGTGGCCAGCGATACCCTGGCCCCCAAGGGCTACGGTTATCTGCTGGTGCATGGCGGCGAGGGCGTGGTGGCCACTTGCCTGTTCCGGGATTTCACCCGCCAGCGCGAGTGCCTGGCCCGCACGGTGGCGTTTTTTGAGCGCCACGTGGGCCTGTCCATGCGGCGGCCGCGTTTTTATGGTGGCGCCGGTTTTTTCGGTCCCGCCGCGCCGCTTACGCCTCCAGGCCTGCTGCGGGTGGGGGAGGCCGCCGGTTTTCAGGATGCGCTGTTTGGGTTTGGCATCCGATACGCCATGCACTCCGGGGTGCAGGCCGCCCGGGCGTTGCGGGACGGCCAGCCGGCCGCCTATGGCCGGTGGGCCGAGGGGGTGCTGCAGGGGTACTTCCGCACTGCTGTGGTGAACCGCTATTTCTACGAACGCCTGGGCAACGGCGGCTACAGCGGTTTTCTGCGGGGCGTGGCCGCTGCCCGGGATGTGCGGGTCTGGCTGCGGCGCTACTACCAGCCGGCCTGGCACAAATCCTTGCTGTATCCCTGGGCGCGCCGCCGGGTGGCGCTCCTCGATCCTGCCTGACTTCCTGCCGCTTGGGGCCTGTCGGGCCCTCCCTTGGCTTTGGCCAACGGGACCCCAATGTTGATGGGCCCCGGTCTTGGGCTGCGCCAGCGGTCCGCCGCGGGCGCTTTTTTGAGATTCACTGTTTTGAAAGGTGGTTTTTTATGACGACACGACCTTCCCCCGATGGTCACTGGCTGTCCGAGCGCGATTTCAGCGAACGCCTGCTGTACTCGGGGTTTTTGCTCCTGGTGGGCGTGGGTTACCTGATGGCCCTGATTTTGTTGTACTACACCCACCAGGGCCACGACGGGAAACCGGGCTTGTCGGTGGAAGACATCGCCTACAGCTACCACGGCAACCGCAGCGGCACCCGCCTGGAGGCGGCCATACGGGGCCCCATGTCCGCTTATCTGGGCAGTGAGGAGCGCCAGGAGATCGTGGCCTGGCTCAGCGACGGCGCCAGTGAGGGTGCTTTTGCCGCCAAAATTGAGCCCATCCTGAAAAAAAACTGCCTGATGTGCCACAGCAAGAAGGCGGGCTTGGGCCTGCCCGATTTTTCCACCTACGACGGTGTGCGCCAGGTGGCTGACGTGGATACCGGCATGTCCCTCATGTCCTTGGTGCGGGTGTCGCACATTCATTTGTTCGGCATCGGCCTGATCGTGTTCGCAGTGGGGATGATTTTCCGGCTGAGCTGCCTGGGCAGCGGGATCAAGAATACGTTGGTGGTGACGCCTTTTGCGGCGGTGTTTGTGGATATCGCGGCGTGGTTTTTGACCAAATGGGATTATCACTACGCCCTGGTGGTGGTGATCGCCGGCGCGGTGCTGGGCCTGTCCCTGGCGGCCCAGATTTTCATTTCCCTGTACCAGATGTGGCTGGGGCGGCGGCCGTCGCAATGCTCACTGCCCCCGCGGGGCGGGGCGCCGGACTGCTGAGCGGCGGCTCAGTGGATGCTGGCGACCTTGGAGGGCGAGGGCTGGATCAGTTCCAAGGTGTCCTGGAAGCGCTTTTCGGTTTCCTCGATGATGGTGCTGAGGCAATTTTCGTCCAGGCCCGCGAGCTGCCAGGCCTGGGCGTCCAGGGGCCGCACCCGTTCTTCGCCGGAAGTGCCTTTGTTCATGACGTCGGCGATAGCGTCGGCCAGGTGAATCAGCGCGGTGTCGCGGGGGAAATTCAGGGAACGGGAGGGATTGTGGTGGCAGGCCACCACTTCCTGCAGGTGTTCCGGCAGCTTCCATTTGCGCAGGATTTCCAGGCCCACGGCGGCATGATCGAAACTCATGACTTCCTGTTCCGCCACTTGCAGGGGAAGGCCATGGTGGTGGGACCGCAGCAGGGCCTCCCGCGCCAGTTCCGGCAGCTTGGCGTAGATCAGCAGGGCGCCGATGTCGTGCAACAAGCCGGACACAAAAAAACGCTCCACCACCCGTTCGCCCCGTTCAGCCGCCAGGGCGCGGGCTGCCAGGCCGGCGCAGATGCTGTGGGCCCAGAACTCGTCCATATTGATCAAGTCGTTGGGAATCCCCTTGAAGACCTTGATGACCGAGGTGGCGAGAATCAGCTCCCGCAGCTCGCGGGTGCCCACGATGGTGATGGCCCGGGAGATGGTGTCAATCTGGGACGGAAAACCGTAAAAGGCGCTGTTGACGATTTTGAGCAGCCTGGCGCTGAGGGCAGGGTCCTGCCCGATCACCTTGCCGATGTCCGCCGCCGAGTAGCGGGGGCTGTCGATCATTTCATTGACCCGCAAAAACACCTCTGGCAGCGAGGCGATTTCCACCGTGCCGGCGACAAGTTCACGAGGGCTGATGCTCATGGTTTCCCCTGGATCCTCCTGATTCGGCCATCCTTACGCGCTTTTCCGCCGGCTTCCCTTCCCGGCCTTTTGAGAATGGTCCGCCCCCTCTGGTTTGTCAACTTCCCGGCGGGTGGTGGTACCATGGCTCTTTTCTGAAGAACTCGCATAGAGGGGAATCACCGTGAGCTGGTGGGGGAAGGTGCTGGGCGGCGCGTTCGGCTGGATGTTGGGCGGGCCTCTGGGGGCCTTGATCGGCGCGGCCCTGGGCCACAACCTGGACCGCAAGGTGGACAGCCTGGGTCTGGGCGGCTTTGCCCCCGGTGAGCAGCAACGGGTCCAGACGGCCTTTTTTACGGCCCTGTTTTCCGTCATGGGCCATGTGGCCAAGGCCGACGGCCGGGTGTCCGAGGACGAAATCCAGATTGCCAAGGCCATGATGGACCGGCTGGGCCTGAACGAGGAGATGCGCCAGGCGGCCATCAGGTTGTTCAACGAAGGCAAGCGCGCGGATTTCCCCCTTGATGAGGTGCTCGACCAGTTCAAAACCGAGGTCAGGCGTCGCCGCAATCTGGAGCGCATGTTTCTGGAGCTTCTGCTGCAGGCGGCTCTGGCTGACGGCCGTATGGATCCTGCCGAACGCCGGCTGCTGCTCAGGGTGAGCCAGCGCCTGGGCTTTTCCGCCGCCGAGTTCGAGCAGCTGGAGGCCATGATCGGCGCTGCCCGTGGTTTCGGTTCCCGCGCCCGGGCCAGCCGCACGGACACGCTGGCGGAGGCCTACAAAGTCTTGAGCGTGTCACCCGAGGCGAGCGATGCCGAGGTCAAAAAAGCCTACCGGCGTTTGATGAGCCAGCATCACCCGGACAAACTGGTGGCCAAGGGCCTGCCGGAGGAAATGATGAAAGTGGCCGCCGAGCGCACCCACGAAATCCGCACGGCCTACGAGCGGATTCGGGAGGCGCGGGGGTTTTGAGGCCGGCGCGGGGCGCCGGGCCTGAAACGCCGCCGGGGGAATAGGGTATAATCCCTGCCGTTGTGATGACGCGAAAGCAGCGCCGGGCAGGGAGGGGCCGGGCGGCACCGCGGGCCCGGCCCGGGTCCCCTTCTGAGGCGCCGCGGTGGCGGCCGTTCCAGTCGATACGCCCAGCACAGCCTGGGCCTGCAAGGGCTCTCAAACCGTTGTCGGAGAAAAGAACTCATGGCGGCCCTGGCCAGTAGAAGACCGATCATGACGCTGTATTCGGGCAGCGATTGTCCGCAAAGTCAGAGAGTGCGGCTGGTGTTGGCCGAAAAGGGCATCACCGTAGATGTCGTGGAAGTGGACAGCGACAGCGGCCAGCTTCCCGAGGACCTGCTTGAACTCAATCCCTACCACTGCGTGCCCACCCTGGTGGACCGTGATCTGGTGCTCTACAACGCCGCCATCATCATGGAGTACCTGGACGAGCGTTATCCCCATCCGCCGCTCATGCCCATTGACCCCGTTTCCCGGGCCCGCGGCAAGCTGTACATGCACCGCATCGAGCGCGACTGGTACAGCCTGTTGGATGAGCTGTGCTGCGCTGATGAACAGCGGCGTACGCCGGCCCGGCGGGCCCTTTGCGACGGTTTGACCCTGATCGCGCCCGTGTTCGAGCAACGGCCGTATTTTATGGGCGATGAGCTTTGTCTGGTGGATCACACCCTGGCGCCGTTGCTGTGGCGCCTGCCCGCCTTTGGCGTGGAACTGCCTGCCCACGCCCGTCCTCTGCGGCGCTATGCCCGGCGGATATTCGAGCGCCACGCCTTTCGCGCCAGCCT from Gammaproteobacteria bacterium includes the following:
- a CDS encoding FAD-binding protein — encoded protein: MSPRRPSGWWGPWMTEPVEIAGAGPAGLAAAICLARRGLPVVVYERRAEVGGRFHGDFQGLENWTSREDVLDVLAGWGICPDFGLIPCRELVVFDPHGRDHLCRSREPMFYLLRRGSGPGTLDQGLKAQALQAGVDIRFQQSAPLLDRGIVAAGPRHSNVIAVGYVFQTDAADGVYAVASDTLAPKGYGYLLVHGGEGVVATCLFRDFTRQRECLARTVAFFERHVGLSMRRPRFYGGAGFFGPAAPLTPPGLLRVGEAAGFQDALFGFGIRYAMHSGVQAARALRDGQPAAYGRWAEGVLQGYFRTAVVNRYFYERLGNGGYSGFLRGVAAARDVRVWLRRYYQPAWHKSLLYPWARRRVALLDPA
- a CDS encoding HDOD domain-containing protein, with protein sequence MSISPRELVAGTVEIASLPEVFLRVNEMIDSPRYSAADIGKVIGQDPALSARLLKIVNSAFYGFPSQIDTISRAITIVGTRELRELILATSVIKVFKGIPNDLINMDEFWAHSICAGLAARALAAERGERVVERFFVSGLLHDIGALLIYAKLPELAREALLRSHHHGLPLQVAEQEVMSFDHAAVGLEILRKWKLPEHLQEVVACHHNPSRSLNFPRDTALIHLADAIADVMNKGTSGEERVRPLDAQAWQLAGLDENCLSTIIEETEKRFQDTLELIQPSPSKVASIH
- the djlA gene encoding co-chaperone DjlA, translating into MSWWGKVLGGAFGWMLGGPLGALIGAALGHNLDRKVDSLGLGGFAPGEQQRVQTAFFTALFSVMGHVAKADGRVSEDEIQIAKAMMDRLGLNEEMRQAAIRLFNEGKRADFPLDEVLDQFKTEVRRRRNLERMFLELLLQAALADGRMDPAERRLLLRVSQRLGFSAAEFEQLEAMIGAARGFGSRARASRTDTLAEAYKVLSVSPEASDAEVKKAYRRLMSQHHPDKLVAKGLPEEMMKVAAERTHEIRTAYERIREARGF
- the sspA gene encoding stringent starvation protein A (transcriptional activator; required for activation of bacteriophage P1 late promoter; induced by starvation), giving the protein MAALASRRPIMTLYSGSDCPQSQRVRLVLAEKGITVDVVEVDSDSGQLPEDLLELNPYHCVPTLVDRDLVLYNAAIIMEYLDERYPHPPLMPIDPVSRARGKLYMHRIERDWYSLLDELCCADEQRRTPARRALCDGLTLIAPVFEQRPYFMGDELCLVDHTLAPLLWRLPAFGVELPAHARPLRRYARRIFERHAFRASLTESERGIHS